Proteins found in one Propionispora hippei DSM 15287 genomic segment:
- a CDS encoding Crp/Fnr family transcriptional regulator, whose protein sequence is MDKRWEVLAGSALFHAVPATALPEVLAFLQPAIISYAKGAYVATAGEPVASLGVLLTGQAQVIKETVAGDRVIMATLAAGDLFGEMAAFSRQGYWPATVVAQSDCTVAFLPPDRLLEGCAVNGQAGMQLLQNLLLIISERALLLHRKVEYLSMKSLRARIAAYLLEQQRHSGKLTFSLPHNRSELADFLQVSRTALSRELGRMRDEGLLEFYRSSVKLKNLAGLRNH, encoded by the coding sequence ATGGATAAACGATGGGAAGTATTGGCCGGTTCGGCACTGTTTCATGCTGTGCCCGCCACGGCGCTGCCGGAGGTGCTGGCCTTTTTGCAGCCTGCGATCATCAGCTATGCCAAGGGAGCCTATGTGGCGACCGCCGGTGAGCCGGTGGCCAGTCTCGGTGTATTGCTAACCGGCCAGGCCCAGGTGATTAAGGAAACGGTGGCCGGTGACCGGGTGATTATGGCAACGCTGGCGGCGGGAGATTTGTTTGGTGAAATGGCGGCTTTCTCCCGGCAGGGGTATTGGCCGGCCACCGTGGTGGCGCAGAGCGATTGTACCGTCGCCTTTTTGCCGCCTGACCGGCTGCTAGAGGGCTGTGCGGTCAATGGCCAGGCCGGCATGCAGCTTTTGCAAAACCTGTTGCTGATTATTTCGGAGCGGGCGCTGCTGTTACACCGTAAAGTTGAATATTTGTCCATGAAAAGCCTGCGGGCCAGGATTGCCGCCTATCTTCTGGAGCAGCAGCGCCATAGTGGCAAGCTGACTTTTTCGCTGCCCCATAACCGTAGCGAGCTGGCCGATTTTCTCCAGGTATCCCGTACCGCCTTGTCCCGTGAATTGGGCCGCATGCGCGACGAGGGGCTGCTGGAGTTTTACCGTTCCTCGGTCAAGCTTAAGAATTTGGCCGGCTTAAGGAACCACTGA